Sequence from the Erythrolamprus reginae isolate rEryReg1 chromosome Z, rEryReg1.hap1, whole genome shotgun sequence genome:
AAGCAGGAAAAGCTTTAAATTGGCATTGCAGAAGCATTTATTTTAACAGTAAATAGCAAAAGTCATAAACCAGCCACTTGCTGAATGTTTTTGACTACAATTCTCATAAGATTTAGATTTGCGTGATAGTTGATTGGAGATTTTGAGGATAACATTTATCCTGATTAATACATAGCATAAGGGGGGTTCTTTGGGAATTTCAGGGAAATATTAGTATCCCCTTTGTTCCCTTTAATAAATGGTGTGATTTCCTTCTTTTTGCATGAGACGGGTTACATTGTAATAAAAGACTATGGTGGTCTCTGCTAAAAGATGGCATATAGATTAGTGAAACAGCTTTTAtagctttctgattttttttattatttataattattgcaCAATTTCACCATATTAAACTTTTTGTCTGCAGTTGTTATATTATGTTCATTTTACTTTTGTTCACTGGGTTTTTAATTAATTGCTTTCTGTTTTAATTTCTCAATTGCTCTTTCTCTTGATGGAAATGTGGAATACAAATCTGATCAATGAAATTTCCTATTGGAGAAAGAGGAGGCTCTGACTAAAAGCCTGGGTTAGCTTTAAGCTTCCCCGGGTAATCCAGAATTAGAAAGGGAAAGGCTGTGGGTTCCCCCAAAATCAGGCTGCACTGCAGGAAAACACTGAATACCCCAAACCGGCAGCAAATGATTCCTTGTTTGTCCTGAGTTTTGCAAGATATCATGGAAAAACCAATGCCTGCCTGCCTATATGCACAAATGGGCATGGATGGACAAGTCAAcagttttgtgtttgtttgtttttaagacaCTCCAGTTCCTAAAACCCCTGGGGTACCTAACCAATCCAGCTGTATTGAATGAATCACAGATCATGCTAAAATTGGGCAAGAGGAAAGAATCGACATTTTGCAACTATCAGTTGTATCATTCATTTTAGAATTTCTCTTCCATCTGAAGTTGATAATATCCCGATGCTTACCTATTATATTCTTTGCTCATAGCTTTTAACCACTCCCTGGGTCAGTACACCAGTTAAAAGGCCACTCAGCTAAATGCCTGAATTAAGAAAATGTTAGCATGTTTAAGGCAAATACTCAGGTATATTTCAAAGTTGAGAGCAGGGCTTCtcaactttggccactttaagatgttctatatcttaaaatggccaagactAAGAACCTCTTGGGAAGGTTATGGGAAGAAAgagtttttccttcctaaaaagggaaagaaggaaggagggagggagggagggaacatcACGCTAATTCCTATGAAAATTCAGAGTTGGTTTTCCTTTTTTATGCACTATTTTAATTCTACCTGATGGTTTCTTCTCATTTCTTCCTGAAGTCGGAGAAGAAGGGGGGGtgcagaaaggaaagaggggatggatggatatattgCAAGCTTGAAGGAGGAATCTGAATTCAGAATCGGTTAAAATGGCTTAAGAaacatctagggcagtgatgggggaaccttttgtgtgtgtgccaaaagggggttgGGGgagttgcatgtgtgtgtgcactctgtaaaccgtttagagagggttgtaaaagcattataaagcggtatacaagtctaaaaacTATTGCcattcagagcctttctagaagtcagggggtgggcaaaaatgcccttccacactcagaggccagaaatggcccgtttgcCAACTTCTTTAAGCTGGGAAACAAGCCAGTTCTAGCCTTCGTTAGGGCCTCCGGGGAGGGTTATTTCGCCTTCCCAGGCTCCTGGAAAGTcgctggagcttggggagagcaaaaaatgggccttccccaccctcTCCCAAGGCTGTTTCCCAAGTCCtaatgggcccagaaggcccaaaaatcagctggccagcgcttACATGCTCACCATACCTAAGCTCACTTGCCTATTGATATGACTCCACATGCATTTGTAACACACATGCCATAAGTTCTCCATCACAGATCTAGGGGGATGAATTTGGATCTGTAGCCTATAACATTCCATTCCCTtatagcaatgtttcccaaccttggcaacttgaagatatttggacttcaactcccagaagtccccaaccagcgaatgctggctggggacttctgggagttgaagtccaaatatcttcaagttgccaaggttgggaaacactgccttatagaATCACAATACGTGAAGGATTTCCAACTAGTTTTGGTACTGCATTTTGGAAAATGCAGTAAAGGCAGTGGGGGTAAAGAGATGCAAAAGTGGAGGGGGTTCTGTTAATTTCCCCTTTTCAAAATCTTAATTCAATCGttcaaattccaatttccaactCTGGAACTCTTCAAAAGTATACATAGGATTCTGCTGCTTGTTGCTTTGCTTGTTGTTTTCACTTTATTGTTCCTTATCTATGCAATTTTATTCTAAGCATGGCATTACCTAGAATTAAGGCATCCTGAGGAACTATTGTCTCTGGTTCAAAAATAagccttgctttcttttttcctttctccatatctcctttctccctccttcacatTTTTTCTAAGAATAAAAATCCTGAGGCTTTTAATACTGTTTTCATTAATTGGTTTTGTGATCCTGCCAAGCCATGGTTGATCTTCAGTTTTGCTTGCTTACAAAAGCAATTTTCACATTGTAGTTCATGAAGTTATTTTCCcttcaaataatttttaattaattaattatttaattaatttattgattgattcattggttgattgattaattaattaattaattaattaattagcttCTAGGACTGCTCAATTCAAACAATCATTTTTGAATAGCAATATTACTGTATACTTTTTCCTTCTTTAAtgcctgattgtttatttgatttaaatCCTCTAGAAGCTGACAGTTATTTACACTGTACTCCTACTTCAGTTTGTCTGGAAATAATACTGTGAGTTTCCATGTCTGGGTGCAATGGAAAGGGATGAATTTGGATCTATGGGACCTGATGTTCCACTTCCCTATAAAGTATGGGAAGAATCTAAAACTGTTTTGCAGTTTATACACACTAAAGTGTTTCGCTGAATCAATGGGAGAGTCATGAAAGAGAAAAGTAGGGTTTGGGAGGTGGGGTTATCCTAAttcaataattatataatttccaAATTCAGTTTAAAGTCTTAATcattgaaatatattttcttgGAGTAAATGGgacaaacacatacacaaaacTGAGGATTAACTGGGTTTAAGTTTATCATGATAAATTATAATGTTTAAAATACTTCttgtcttctctcttctcctactCTTTTAAACTGAATTttggaaccttttttcccttcgtATCCAGGCATAACAAAACCCAAAGTCATACAAGTCATCTATTACTTTATATCTAATTTTGGACGTCTCTCCATTTGGGAGCCATATTTGGGGTAGAGACCTTTTTGTCAAGCACTAAATCTATTCATGGCATTATGTAATAAAAAACCAAATTTAGCACAGATGGAAGTTTAAAAGATCATTGCCGGCATAGGAGAGGTCTTTCCTTTTTCCAGGGCACTGGGCTTTTAGCTTGCTGTAAAAGccaattttttcctgaaattaAAAGGTTTATAAATATATAGAAACTACTCATAGGCTGCTCATATATCACATTACactatgaaagagagagagatgtggggAAAGAGATAATCACAATGCCTTGATCTGCTTGTAAAACTAAATCTTAACTGATAAAATCATACATAAATTTAACCACATTATTTTGTAAATATCAAGTTTTAGACAATAGTCAGAATTTTCAGAGTTATCCTGCACAGGTTCTCTCTATTTAGGGGCCAGATTATATACAAATAcaatatgtatatactgtacagtaaatACAATATGTCATACAAATAAAATTCAATCTAACAGTCCGTATTCTCTGTCAATAATCATGTTGGCTAAGTTTTCTAGGAGCTGTAGATACAACCGATCTGAAGAACAACGTGTGaaactgttttgccattgttctAACTATTAGTCATGGAATTGGAAGGTGGAATTAAAATCATGGAATCCAGCTGCCTCCTAAAGGAAAAACAGATAATGAGATCCTGCTGTCCTCTTGTTCCATATAGGTAATCTGTGGCCAAGATGAGGCaacagaagaggaagaagaagaaaatggaaaatCCTCCAAAGCTCAACAAAGACCCCGAGTGCAAAAGAAAAAAGCCCAAGTCTCCTTAAAGTCCTCTATAACCCCATCTTACTTCCAGAATACAACTCTCTTAGAATTGGCCTCTAGTAACGCACCAGAATTTTGGAATATCCTAGATAGCTTGTCCAAGCAGGGAAAAGGCAAACAACCGCGTGGAAGAAGAGATTCCCTCACCAACCCTAGTCAGTTCAAGAAAATATTTGGGTGGGGTGATTTCTACTCCAACATCAAGACAGTAAAACTCAACCTCTTAATTACAGGCAAAGTGGTTGATCATGGAAATGGCACAGTCAATGTGTTCTTTCGGCATAACTCCACCGGCCATGGGAACATCTCAGTCAGCTTGGTGCCACCAAACAAAGCAGTTGAGTTTGATCTTGAGCAACAAATCTTCATAGAGGCAAAAGAATCAAAGATCTTCAACTGCCGGGTGGAGTCTGAGAAGGTAAGCAAAGCGAAGAAGACTACCCTGTGCACTTATGACCCTTCTAAAACCTGCTTCCTGAACCACACACAGAGCCAGGTCTCCTGGGTTTGCTCCAAGCCATTCAAAGTTATCTGTATCTACATAACCTTCTACAGCATAGATTACAGACTTGTGCAAAAAGTGTGTCCTGACTACAACTACCACAACAATGTTCCTTATTACCCCTCTGGGTGATTACATACCTCTTAAAGCAACCCATGTCTCAAATGTCATTTCGTTGGGGACTGGGGAAGGGAAATAAGACTATGAAAAGATTGAACCAAGCTCCATCAATGCCAGGCATACACCCGGCTTCTACTAAGAGACATTGAGTTTGGAAAAGAGATTGAGAGGACATGAATGGACATATCATTGTTGGAACACTTTACTCTTTCATGTATACATTTAGCCAAAATATTTCAGTGCTTATGGCGGAAAGCCCAAACTGCACTTTCATTTCATCATTGCTATTTAACAAGTGATGTAATCCATCGGGGTACTACTGTTGAGGTTTGTATCTGTCAACAGCCACATTTGGGGAAGCAATCTGTAGGAGGTCTTGCATCAAAAATGCGTAAAATGTCAGCAAGCAGTGGTCATGGTCAAAGTCAAAAGTGAAAGAGGCCATATTTTGCCTTTTGacgtgtctttttctctttttgttattGCCTTTTCTGGTTTCCCTTTGCTTCTTTCTCAGTGTACCTGTGACTGATGCTAAAAGAGAATATTCTTGCCTGAAATTAAGCTTTGAAATCATTCATAGAAATTAGATGAAATTAGATGCTTCTTGACTGTGCCACATTGTTTACCCAAAGGTTAACTTTATGAATGGGTGCTGTTTAATCCTTTTTTCCAGTAACAGGGACCCCCTTCCCCAATAGATCATACAGAACAGGggccttcaaccttggcaactttaagacttgtagacttcaacacccagaattctgggagttgaagtccacaagtcttaaagttgccaaggttggagacctctaacATGGAGAATATCCGATCCAATGGCACCTTGgtagcaatttcttttttaccccCACCTACTTCCTTGCCTGAGCATTTCACCATCTCATTCATCCTCTTGCATTTTATCCAGTTTAATATCTCTAAGTTTAATTTTAACTCACTAAAAATTAACAGCGGGTAACAGGAGTTgaataaaaaagacttagaaggcTGTATTGGGGTATCTATATCTGAGTTCTTGGATGGCACACTACAGTTTAAGGAGTGTGTTCCATCCCTTGGGATTGATCTGCCTTATTTCCCTTTTTGCCCCTCTTAAAAAGAGCCAAAATTCTTCTGTTTCCCCATCCTGCCCTCTCTACCCTGATCCCTGAAAATTTCTGAAATTAGAAAATTGATTGGAAGCACTAGAACATTCAGCATTCCAAAAGGCCACTGCTGGGACTTAAGTTGTACATGATCCACTACTTGACATAGTGGTGGGAAACCTAATCCCTTACCTCTAATACTTTTTCAATATATATAGCCAGATCCTAATTGCATTGCTATGGGTCAGTTTTCCTTGAATAGAGCACAAATATGGTTTATGTAATGTGATGATATCTCTATCAAAACACTGCAGGTTTGAGAAAATGAGCCAAATGAAATCATCATCATGTTGTGCCTTTGATTTAatcttaatgattttttaaaaagaaacacatatTAAAATAGATTTGGCCAGAATCTACAGAAACAAATTGGAAAGAATTGTACTGGGGCTGATTCATAGCAAGAACTTCAGCAGCCGTAAATATGAGTTGAAGATGGAGAAACTTTTCACTCATCTATATCTACTTAGTCTTGAGCCCCCTGAAACATTGGAAGCTTGGTTCTGTTTCTTGATGATTAGATTTTGCCAGCATTGGATTTTGCTACTTTAGAAGGGACAGGACCATACCTTTTCAATTACTATTTGGgacagggagggtgaaacactgtTTAGTCACGAAAATAGAAGGACAAGGCACATCCTCGCATTACTGGACAAGAGAAGATTGATTCAAATCCGGGTGAAGCTGTCTCAGGGGAGAGATAGCTTGCTTGCTATGAATTGTGAAATTAGTCCTTGGCTGCAGCCTTGCAGATTTCACACCACTTCTCTAAGTCTGAAAATGTCATATTGGAAGAGACAGGTAGATCTTCAATTCAAGGAATTAGGAAAATGGTACTGAGAATATGTTCCTCGGTGGGATTTAAACACAGCAAAAAAGATATTATTTACCATTACAAGATTATGAAAAGATATGACAGGTGACATTTTATAAATGGCTTTCCCCAATCCAATATTGTCAGAATGTGTTGGACTACAGGAGTTATCCTTATCTGCATGGCACTAGGTTGAAGAATCCCAATCTAATGGTTACTCTAAAGCAGGGCTCTCCAGCCTTGAAGtcctttaagcctggaggacttcaactcccagaattccaccgggcttaaagttgccaaggctggagacctctgctctaaaggaTGAGTTGATCATTTGGTTCCaggtgtaaatttatttatttatttatttattcaatttttatgcgcccttctccttagactcagggcggtttacaacctattagcaatagcacttctcaacagagccaggctattgcccccacaatccgggtcttcattttatccacctcggaaggatggaaggctgagtcaaccttgagccggtgatgagatttgaaccgctaaccttcagatctacagtcagcttcagtggcctgcagtacagcactctacctgctgcgccaccccagctcttcttTTGCTTTTAGAATATTGAAAGATATGGAGGACACACACAAATGAAGATTCCCATATATTTTTAATAGCATTTTTTCCCTTGAGGTGTGAAAAAGGGGATGGAGAAAGATACATTATGTGTAACATCTGTATTGACAACCATCTCCACCTCACCAATTCACTATTCGCATATTTTAGATTCTGGCTTAATCGTCTTTGGAGAATCTCTATTTAGCAGGAAATGGGCACAAATTTGCATGCTTGGGAGTAAAACTTGCCCTCCTCCTTTATCTTTTTACCCTGAACGCACCACTACTCGTCTATAAAAGCGATTTAGCAAGCCTCCTACAGAGCTTTTGGTCTTGGATGGCTACATGTTTTCTAGCTGTAGTTTTAACATtctgagaaaagaaaaataacaaaggaaAGGATATGGGAGGGAAAAGAATCACAATCCACCTTGTTGTAATGCTCTCCCAAACAACCCTTTTTTAACGACTTAGTTGATGATTATCAATACATAGCATGCGTGAAGGTAGAATTTGGTGCTACTCAAATTCAGACAGTAAGAAATGTTACTATTTCTTAGTTCCAaaatttattctcttttttttcccaaagAGAAATTCATTATTTTTTCATTACAAATGGATATACCTTCACACCGGGGAAAGATGCCAAATTTGTTTGAAATCCTGCATCTGTACCAAATGCTTTCTGGTGCTCGCTGGCACAGAAGCACATGGAAGGACTGTGGGGGCAATGAACACAGCAAGTGGCAGTCATAAAGAGCTTGCATGCACCTGGGCATCTCTTGGTCCTCAGAAAAAGCATCTGCAGCCAGCccaattaaaacaaaattaacGTTAGGGGGAAGAAAATAAGCCTGTTTAAGCTTCTAAAGGGTTCTTTGCTTCAACAAAGGTTTGTGTAAAGCACCCCTATGAAACTGTTTCACAAAGCTGTGCGGAACCCTTGCTTATAAACATCaacaaaacaaccacttcatTTTATCTCCTGGCAGTTCCAACAGACAGAAAAAAATGTTCTGCACATGCCCTAAGCAGAGACAAAACTTCTAATGGCTGTTGGAATGGCTGGCCAAAGCTCTAAGGCAATGTTAAATTGCTTAATGTGTCACACTATCTGAAGATGTGCCTCACATTGCCCTCTaatattttccccccaaaaaacttaacaccctcctcctcctcatatcTTATAAAATTTCAGCTTGTTCAGGATTTCACAAAGTCTCGTGTGGAAAACATTACAATCCTGTGTTTCTGATTCTAGTAATGCAGGTGTAAGACTGACACCACCTCAGGAGATTGCAAATGATTTGTGGGGGGGGGCAATTTAGCCCCAATGCGATGCCACCTGGGACTTGGAAAGGTTGCTGACTGCTGACAAACGTTGTGCAAATGCAGTACACATTCAAGTTACTGTTGTACATAGATACTGCCATGCCTAATACAGCAAATTCACTTGTAGAAATATTTCCCAGGGTGTATTTTGGAGTTACTAATTTAGCTTTTCTGGTTTCAGATTTGAGGCTTCGTTTTAACGTTAGACCTAGACTCATTGGATTGTCCCAGACAATTAATTCTGAATGGACTGCCTATGCGTTGATGACCTACCTCAGAGGTTATTGTCATAAGATATGAGATCATAACTTATAGAATCTTTGGTGCTATCAAACAGCTTTCCCCAAAATGGCACCCACCAaaagtgttagaaacatagaaacatagaagactgacggcagaaaaagacctcttggtccatctagtctgcccttttactatttcctgtattttatcttacaatggatatatgtttatcccaggcatgtttaaattcggttactgtggatttaccaaccacgtctgctggaagtttgttccaaggatctactactctttcagtaaaataatactttctcatgttgcctgaAGTGTTGAACTTCAGTTTCCACAATCCCCAGCTAGCATGGATAATGCTGTGGAGTTATGGTCCAATATCTTTAGGAAACATGAAGCTGTGAGAACTTGCTAttaaaaatgtttggaaaaagGTTTGTTTCTCTTCTGCTTTTTCCAAGTTTCAGTGCTTCTCCCAGCAATCTACCTAACACTATTTTTCTCCCAGGGTTCTCCTGCTTCTTTGTGCCAGATCACTATATTGTCTACAGTTTGCTCCATAATTTCCTCTTTATCTCTGATTAAATGGCCACACTGATTGtatcatgtatttatttttaatactgtCATTGAAATGGAGAATAAAGCTTCCTTCTGCATCGCAGGGATGCAGTATGAAAAGTGGCTTTTGATTTTGTTATGAAAGTTAACAGAAATCTCTTTTCTCTAGGGTAATGAATTTATGAAGAGCTGGATCATAAAAATGCACTAAGAATGCATTCTAAAATGCAGAATTTGGGGGAAATGGGTTACTCCTGTCTATGGGATTTGATTTGGGGGTGGGGTCTAAATTTTGCTCTTCAGCAACTTTGATTGAGTTAATATTTGAAGGATGTCCTTCAAAAATGGTGTTCACAAACCAAGATCAAGGGTTTTAAACCTTTTTTCAGGCTACATTAACATGTTAGTTAAAAAAATACAGAGTAAAACCCTTCATCAATAAGAAAACATTTTCTAACAGAAAATTTGCTGTGTTGGAATATTTCCCCTTATTCTCTCAAGGAATCCTCCCTAAAATTGTTATGCCCTATCCCCAccactatatgtgtgtgtgtgtgcaagtctTAATCAAAGAGTAAGTGTTGGCTACTGGTGACGGCTAGAACATGTCCTTTTAGTTTTACTGGCAAGATTTCAGTAGTAAGGCAAGATTTCAGTAGCCTTCCatttactgcacgagtcaaaaagagggtggtgaaaatatttactgacccctcacatcctggacacaaactgtttcaactcctcccttcaaaatgtcgctacagagcactgcacaccaagacaactagacacaagaacaatttttccccgaacgccatcactctactaaacaaataattccctcaacactgtcaaactttttactaattctgcacttctatttctactagttttttctcatcattcctatcacccttttcctcccaacttaagactgtatgactgtaacttgttgcttgtgtcctaagatttttattaatattgattgtttcttcattccttatttgcctcctgtgacaatcattaagtgttctaccacatgattcttgacaaatctatattttcttttatgtacactgagag
This genomic interval carries:
- the NXPH3 gene encoding neurexophilin-3 yields the protein MPDAAISSVMAPGESSAVGTESRNDVSELAVQIILEKLQVVIRNQDWLKDKIEKKTKYKKKSIIYRRWALILPNSYHLSKKKMKTLLTVVVGLHLAPLITDFEENESGLSGYHRPMWLSEELESESEGELGPGDPPEAAEPPAVAMLESDEEMDIVDPILDARALMLRSSTPPSHLKRNLIQTQHKDRSFSFAFAFTVASSFTTKAGAKSCYSDKYRRILVICGQDEATEEEEEENGKSSKAQQRPRVQKKKAQVSLKSSITPSYFQNTTLLELASSNAPEFWNILDSLSKQGKGKQPRGRRDSLTNPSQFKKIFGWGDFYSNIKTVKLNLLITGKVVDHGNGTVNVFFRHNSTGHGNISVSLVPPNKAVEFDLEQQIFIEAKESKIFNCRVESEKVSKAKKTTLCTYDPSKTCFLNHTQSQVSWVCSKPFKVICIYITFYSIDYRLVQKVCPDYNYHNNVPYYPSG